One part of the Desulfonema ishimotonii genome encodes these proteins:
- a CDS encoding RHS repeat domain-containing protein has product MYDITYKWDDEKDGQKTGRFSGLNWAAGVKNGVVAYSYVPDSDLLKTVTSGSLVTTYSYEPKRNLKTQVLNSWNGPSVVSQYDYRYDELGRRKFVENSGTAFAQTRHNIYAYNDRNELTGSERKAGTMAAPAAVVDAEGRLYEYDPIGNRISATEGSAATTYATDETNRYTALTGGVNASPLYDDDGNMTGYDGATYTWNAENRLIAAETADKRITFLYDYMGRRVRKQVYSGTPGSWNAVPDETRVFVYDGWNLIRETVSGTASGETYYVWGLDLSQSVQGAGGIGGLLCSVSGGEVRRYTYDANGNVGQLVDEAGAIVARYEYDPFGNEIRAEGDDAQNNPFRFSTKYLDAETGLYYYGFRYYSAEIGRWISRDPLEEYGGPNMFMFAGNDGINVWDNLGLFSSFCDTHFDKYERDLNRSFEYNRRAYLLQQTMKYFADDFLQAEGEWNNIEMLKNRWRKEDNVNERVINYRVKVYYNYYLTEKAEYYSRLGDIQANLELAGKSWESAMKHRGEWNTCRCNNSKGWYCMWGSGMIGASMAIAGMTSSATFALPAGAVAYVVAVANGYVSARVCGESSYEAGAQSFGAGSFGYIADAGGRSAEELKALANPKMLRWLSGVAKVAPYASTILGITDTAINLHSINWNDVFFAGSEKPNI; this is encoded by the coding sequence GTGTATGACATCACCTATAAATGGGATGATGAGAAAGACGGTCAGAAAACAGGCCGGTTCAGCGGACTGAACTGGGCCGCAGGCGTGAAAAACGGTGTTGTGGCATATTCCTATGTGCCGGACTCCGATCTGCTGAAAACCGTCACCTCCGGCAGTCTGGTGACAACATATTCCTATGAGCCGAAACGGAACCTGAAGACGCAGGTTCTGAACTCGTGGAACGGTCCGAGTGTCGTGTCGCAGTATGATTACAGATATGATGAGCTCGGACGCCGGAAGTTCGTTGAGAACAGCGGAACCGCGTTCGCACAGACCCGCCACAACATCTATGCCTACAACGACCGGAACGAGCTGACCGGCTCGGAGCGGAAAGCGGGAACCATGGCAGCGCCCGCCGCGGTGGTGGATGCCGAGGGCAGGCTGTACGAATATGATCCCATCGGCAACCGGATCAGCGCCACAGAAGGGTCCGCAGCGACAACATATGCCACGGATGAAACCAACCGGTACACAGCGTTAACCGGCGGCGTGAACGCTTCCCCGCTCTATGACGATGACGGCAACATGACCGGCTATGACGGGGCCACGTATACGTGGAATGCCGAAAACCGGCTGATCGCCGCAGAGACAGCGGATAAGAGGATCACGTTCCTGTACGATTACATGGGCCGCCGGGTGCGGAAGCAGGTTTACAGCGGAACGCCGGGCAGTTGGAACGCAGTGCCGGATGAAACCCGCGTGTTTGTCTATGACGGGTGGAACCTGATCCGGGAGACGGTCAGCGGGACTGCGAGCGGTGAGACGTATTATGTGTGGGGCCTCGATCTCTCACAGTCCGTGCAGGGTGCGGGCGGCATCGGCGGGCTGCTGTGCAGTGTGTCCGGGGGAGAGGTGCGCCGGTACACATACGACGCCAACGGCAACGTGGGCCAGCTTGTGGATGAAGCCGGGGCCATTGTTGCCCGTTATGAATACGACCCGTTCGGCAATGAAATCCGGGCAGAAGGCGATGATGCACAGAACAACCCGTTCCGGTTCTCCACCAAATATCTGGATGCGGAAACCGGCCTGTATTATTACGGGTTCCGGTATTACTCGGCAGAAATCGGGCGGTGGATCAGCAGGGATCCTTTGGAAGAATATGGTGGGCCCAATATGTTTATGTTTGCAGGAAACGATGGAATAAATGTTTGGGATAATTTAGGACTTTTTTCCAGTTTTTGTGATACTCACTTCGATAAATATGAAAGAGATTTGAACAGAAGCTTTGAATATAACAGGCGAGCCTATCTGTTACAACAAACTATGAAATATTTTGCTGATGATTTCTTGCAGGCAGAGGGAGAATGGAATAATATTGAAATGTTGAAAAATAGATGGCGTAAAGAAGATAATGTAAATGAACGTGTGATAAATTACAGAGTTAAAGTTTATTATAATTATTACCTGACTGAAAAAGCTGAATATTATTCACGATTGGGAGATATACAGGCAAACTTGGAGTTGGCGGGCAAATCTTGGGAATCGGCAATGAAACATAGAGGTGAGTGGAATACATGTAGATGTAATAATAGTAAAGGGTGGTATTGTATGTGGGGAAGTGGAATGATCGGAGCATCTATGGCTATAGCAGGTATGACAAGTAGTGCGACATTTGCTCTTCCGGCTGGCGCTGTCGCGTATGTTGTTGCTGTTGCTAATGGATATGTTAGTGCAAGAGTTTGTGGTGAATCCTCATATGAAGCTGGAGCACAATCATTTGGAGCAGGTTCTTTCGGATATATTGCAGATGCAGGCGGAAGGAGTGCAGAAGAATTGAAGGCGTTAGCAAATCCCAAAATGTTAAGATGGCTTTCAGGAGTTGCTAAAGTAGCACCTTATGCATCAACTATACTAGGAATTACTGACACTGCCATAAATTTGCATTCAATTAATTGGAATGATGTTTTCTTTGCAGGAAGTGAAAAACCAAATATCTAA